A single genomic interval of Camelina sativa cultivar DH55 chromosome 11, Cs, whole genome shotgun sequence harbors:
- the LOC104720776 gene encoding uncharacterized protein LOC104720776, whose protein sequence is MFKSPSEKSEEALNSYVVKIKEHQLVKDKALRISSHLDLDEIQSYILVERSMDQDYGTTDSVAQEFIDVKFTMQLLEGRLENDVVFGLVVFSLQYILASHEYWKYNHGNMRWKVTLKVLELMKTCLRFSKLSTKLRDVLLDILLHDASVHGALFRIVCTTTQTSENLCSSRFVEPAEIEGWQLAIVSVLDVLNATLSQFFELLQLFLYGLHPNS, encoded by the exons ATGTTCAAGTCACCGAGTGAGAAATCAGAAGAAGCTTTGAATTCGTATGTAGTCAAGATTAAGGAGCACCAGTTGGTGAAAGATAAAGCGCTTCGAATCAGCTCTCATctg GATCTAGATGAAATCCAATCTTATATCCTCGTGGAAAGATCTATGGATCAGGATTATGGAACTACCGACTCCGTTGCTCAAGAATTCATTGACGTG AAATTTACCATGCAACTTTTGGAAGggagactagaaaatgatgtaGTTTTTGGTCTAGTCGTTTTCTCGCTACAGTATATTCTTGCTAGTCATGAGTATTGGAAATACAATCATGGAAATATGCGTTGGAAAGTGACACTAAAG GTCCTTGAGTTGATGAAAACATGTCTCAGATTCAGTAAGTTGTCCACAAAGCTGAGGGATGTTCTCCTTGATATTTTGCTGCATGATGCCTCTGTTCACGGTGCACTGTTCCGGATCGTATGTACGACTACACAAACTTCAGAG AACCTTTGTTCAAGCCGTTTTGTTGAACCCGCAGAGATTGAAGGATGGCAACTTGCTATAGTCTCCGTTTTGGATGTTTTGAACGCCACACTCTCCCAATTTTTTGAG TTGTTGCAGCTATTCCTGTATGGACTTCATCCAAATTCGTAG